The Kineococcus endophyticus region GACGAACCCCACACCGTCCGCTGGGAGGCCGACCCGCTGCCCGGGGTGCGGTCGGTCCCCGACGACGTCACGACCCTCCTCGCCGCGCTCGCCGAGGGCGCCGGCGGCGCGTCGTCCCCGGGGGGCCGGTTGCTGCTGGCCCTGCCCGTGCCCGGCGACCCGCGCGGGCTGCCCGGTCCCGCGGCCGTCAACGTCGCCGCCCTCGAGGTCGGCGAGTGCGTCGTGGCGGAGGTCGACGGGCACGAGGGCCGCTGGGCGTTCGTGCCGGAGGTCACCGAGTTCGGCTCGGTGCTGGAACCGGGAGCGTTCGTGTCGTGGACGGCGCACTCGGCGGCCCCGCGCCGCGTGCCGGAGAGCTCCAGCGTCGCCGAGTCCGAGCGCGAGCTGCGGGTCGCCCTGGCCACCGCGACGCAGGCCCTGGCGAGCCTGGACGTCGCCCGCTGGCGCGAGGAGGCCGCCGACCGCATCGCCGCCGTGCGCGACGGCGCGCTCGCGCCCGACGCAGTGCCGCCGGGGACGTCCCCGCGCGCGATGCGGGTGCTGCAGACCGCTGCGCGGGTCCTGGCCATCGTGGACCTGGCCACCGAGGACGACGGCGCCGCGATCACGAGCCTGGAGGCGACGTCGCGGGCGGTCGCGCTGCGGGAGGTGGGTGCGGTCGCACGGCGGGCGCTGGTGGCGGCCGTCAACGCGCACACCGAGCCCGTCCGGCCCTGAGGGTTCGGTACTGTCGCCCGGTCGCGAGCGCCGCGCCGATGCGGTTGCAGGGCAGGGCGTTCACGGCCGGGAGCACGGCGGGGCCGGCGTGCGGAGACCGTCCGGGCACAGGTCTCACGGGCTCGGCGGTGAGCTCTGGACGGCGCGGTCGCGTCGGCGACGCACGCGGTCACGGACGTCTTGGTCATGCCGATGGCCGAGCAGTACCCGCGCTCGTCGTGAGGCCCGTTCAGGTGAGAGCGACTGTGCCCTCAACGGTCCTTCGCTGAGACACGAACTACCGCTCACTGACCTGCCCGTCACCGACCTGACGAGCCAGGCGACGAGTCGTGACCATCTTGGACCGCCACCGCGCCGGCCACCCCTGCGCCACCCACGACGCATGCGGCTCGTGCCCAGCCCTCCCGAGATGCACCACCTCGTCGATGGTGAGCTGCTGGCGGTGGACCACCGCTCCCACCACGTCCAGTGGCTCCTGCCAGCCGTAACCGTCAAGGAAGGCCCGAACGCGCCCTCGACGGTCGGGCACATCGGCGAACCCCCGCCGCGCGAGTTCCTGCGGGTCATCCTCGAAGGGCGTCAGCCACTCCAGGGCGTAGGCGACATCACTGCACGCTGGTGCAGGCCGGGCGCTGTCCCAGTCGAACAGGCCCCCGGCCATCCCGCCGGACCATGCGAAGTTGGCCGGTTGTGCGTCCCCGTGACAGATGACCCGCTCCGAGCCACTGACCGCAGGCTCCTCGGGCACCGCCCAGACGGCGTCGGCGGGTGGCACCCACGTCCGGGTGGCCTCGTGCACGCGGCGCAGCAGGTGACCGGCTGAGGCAACACCGTCGAGACCGAGCTGGTGGGGCCAGCAGTCCTGTCCGGCATCGCCCGGGACCAGGCGCACCGTCTCGACGGCACCATCCAGGCTGAGGGGCTCGGGCACCGGCAGGCCAGCGGCGAGAAGGTGACGGAGAAGGCTGTGGATGGTCGTCGTCCACGGCTTGGCCGGCCGGTGCACGACCCCGCCCACCACCTGCACCTCGCGGGGCACGCTCATGGATCAACCGTAGAACCGGAACCGGGATGATCAGCGTGCCGCTGCCCGGTCGGGGATCCGCAGCGGCACGCTCCCGAACGACGATCGTCAGTGGGACTGACGGGAGCGCTTCGACTCACCGCCCATGC contains the following coding sequences:
- a CDS encoding phosphotransferase enzyme family protein, with amino-acid sequence MSVPREVQVVGGVVHRPAKPWTTTIHSLLRHLLAAGLPVPEPLSLDGAVETVRLVPGDAGQDCWPHQLGLDGVASAGHLLRRVHEATRTWVPPADAVWAVPEEPAVSGSERVICHGDAQPANFAWSGGMAGGLFDWDSARPAPACSDVAYALEWLTPFEDDPQELARRGFADVPDRRGRVRAFLDGYGWQEPLDVVGAVVHRQQLTIDEVVHLGRAGHEPHASWVAQGWPARWRSKMVTTRRLARQVGDGQVSER